From Symphalangus syndactylus isolate Jambi chromosome X, NHGRI_mSymSyn1-v2.1_pri, whole genome shotgun sequence, the proteins below share one genomic window:
- the LOC129475574 gene encoding prohibitin 1-like — translation MAAKVFVSIGKFGLALAVAGSMLNSALYNVDAGHRAVIFDRFCGVQDIVVGERTHFPIPWVQKPIIFDCRSRPHNVPVITGSKDLQNVNITLHILSWPVTSQLPCIFTSIREDYDERVLPSNTTKMLKSVVSRFDAGELITQRELLSRQVSDNLTK, via the coding sequence atggcTGCCAAAGTGTTTGTGTCCATTGGCAAGTTTGGCCTGGCCTTAGCTGTTGCAGGAAGCATGCTGAATTCTGCCTTATATAATGTGGATGCTGGTCACAGAGCTGTCATCTTTGACCGATTCTGTGGAGTACAGGACATTGTGGTAGGGGAAAGGACTCACTTTCCTATCCCATGGGTACAGAAACCAATTATCTTTGACTGCCGTTCTCGACCACATAATGTACCAGTCATCACTGGTAGCAAAGACTTACAGAATGTCAACATCACACTGCACATCCTCTCCTGGCCTGTCACTAGCCAGCTTCCTTGCATCTTCACCAGCATCAGAGAGGACTATGATGAGCGTGTGCTGCCATCCAACACTACCAAGATGCTCAAGTCAGTGGTGTCTCGCTTTGATGCTGGAGAACTAATCACCCAGAGAGAGCTGCTCTCCAGGCAGGTGAGTGACAACCTTACGAAGTGA